In a single window of the Melioribacteraceae bacterium genome:
- a CDS encoding transposase, with product MKVRKRMRLKGFDYSSQNFYFVTICVLNKQKIFGKIESGNVILNKKGEIVKECFINITEHFTNVELDEFIIMPNHFHAIIIITGPAGLRSPQPTVETEPIITTQKINETQQIDKTQPNVKTNQIPKTKHFTLSQIIAYFKYQSTKQINEAFHCEGEKIWQRSFHDNIIRNENELHNVRKYIRNNAYSINAAGSR from the coding sequence ATGAAAGTCCGCAAAAGAATGCGTCTCAAAGGTTTCGATTATTCATCCCAGAATTTTTATTTTGTTACAATATGTGTTTTGAATAAACAAAAAATATTTGGCAAAATAGAAAGTGGAAATGTAATATTGAATAAGAAAGGAGAAATTGTTAAAGAGTGTTTTATAAATATTACAGAACATTTTACAAATGTTGAATTAGATGAATTCATAATAATGCCAAACCATTTTCATGCAATCATAATAATTACCGGTCCCGCAGGGTTGAGATCCCCTCAACCAACTGTTGAAACAGAACCAATTATTACAACACAAAAAATTAATGAAACACAACAGATTGATAAAACACAACCCAATGTAAAAACAAATCAAATTCCAAAAACCAAGCATTTTACATTAAGCCAGATTATCGCATATTTCAAATACCAATCGACCAAACAAATTAACGAAGCATTTCATTGTGAAGGGGAAAAAATATGGCAAAGGTCATTTCATGACAATATAATCCGCAATGAAAATGAATTACATAACGTCAGAAAATATATACGGAACAATGCGTATTCAATAAATGCAGCAGGGTCGAGGTAA
- a CDS encoding D-sedoheptulose 7-phosphate isomerase encodes MINKEKFFSDSLKESAEVKILIEQKCKVETMQAVKMLYDAFRSSNKLLLCGNGGSAADCQHIATEFVIRLSHHLQRPALPALALTTDTSNLTAGGNDIGWENVFARSVEAFGNKGDVLLAISTSGNSPNVIKAVEMAHNKGMKVIALLGGTGGKLKELADLNIIIPSTNTQRIQEGHITIAHIICELVEVELYG; translated from the coding sequence ATGATTAATAAAGAAAAATTCTTTTCAGATTCGCTAAAAGAAAGTGCCGAAGTTAAAATTTTAATAGAACAAAAATGTAAAGTTGAAACCATGCAGGCTGTAAAAATGCTTTATGACGCTTTCCGATCTTCAAACAAATTACTGCTCTGCGGCAATGGAGGTAGCGCCGCGGATTGTCAACATATTGCCACAGAATTTGTGATAAGATTAAGTCATCACCTACAAAGACCCGCATTGCCGGCGTTGGCATTAACTACAGACACCTCAAATTTAACGGCGGGAGGCAATGATATCGGCTGGGAAAATGTATTTGCCCGTAGCGTTGAAGCTTTCGGAAATAAAGGAGATGTGCTACTAGCAATTTCAACTAGCGGTAACTCCCCAAATGTAATAAAAGCAGTCGAAATGGCTCATAATAAGGGAATGAAAGTTATTGCACTTCTTGGCGGTACAGGGGGTAAACTTAAAGAATTAGCTGATTTAAATATCATTATTCCCTCAACCAACACTCAAAGAATCCAGGAAGGACACATAACTATCGCACACATTATTTGCGAATTAGTTGAAGTTGAGTTGTACGGTTAA
- a CDS encoding aconitate hydratase produces the protein MTANFDMIQKVYAGLIDKINEARKVVGRPLTYTEKILYAHLWDPAKKELSRGKDFADFAPDRVAMQDATAQMAMLQFMHAGRKTAAVPATAHADHLIVAQSGSKEDLEKAIEDNREVYDFLESICQKYGVGFWKPGAGIIHQVILENYAFPGGMMIGSDSHTPNAGGLGMIAIGVGGADVVDVMAGMPWELKWPKVIGVKLTGKLSGWTSPKDVILKVAGILTVKGGTGAIVEYFGEGTKSISCTGKATICNMGAEVGATTSLFPFDEKMAAYLEKTDRADVAKIATELAGVLKADDEVYADPQKYYDQIIEINLNELEPHLNGPFTPDLAHPISKMKEAVVANNYPDKISVALIGSCTNSSYEDIDRSANIAKQALSKGLKAKSEFKITPGSEQVRATIERDGQLQTLTDFGGQVLANACGPCIGMWKRMDIKIGERNTIVNSFNRNFAKRNDNNPETLSFVASPEITTALAIAGSLSFNPETDYLTNDKGEKVKLDSPFGDELPLLGFEKDTKGFLAPSEEGYKTEIKMPPASDRLQFMEQFKAWDGKDIIDAPLLLKAKGKCTTDHISPAGAWLKFRGHLDNISKNMFLGAINAFTLNAGEAKNLFTAEYKQVHEVAREYKAQNIGWVVVGDENYGEGSSREHAAMEPRFLGGKAIITKSFARIHETNLKKQGMLPLTFANPSDYDKILEDDKFSILGLNEFAPEKPIKAIIKHKDGSSDEILLNHSFNAGQIEWFKAGGALNLIAAS, from the coding sequence ATGACAGCAAATTTCGATATGATACAAAAAGTCTATGCAGGACTTATAGATAAAATTAATGAAGCCCGTAAAGTTGTTGGACGACCATTAACCTATACTGAAAAAATTCTATACGCTCACCTTTGGGATCCGGCTAAAAAGGAATTAAGCAGAGGAAAAGATTTCGCCGATTTCGCTCCGGATAGAGTTGCAATGCAGGATGCAACCGCACAAATGGCAATGCTTCAATTTATGCATGCCGGGAGAAAAACTGCCGCCGTGCCGGCAACTGCCCACGCCGACCATTTAATTGTTGCTCAGAGCGGTTCTAAAGAAGATCTCGAAAAAGCAATTGAGGATAATAGAGAAGTTTATGATTTTCTCGAAAGTATTTGCCAGAAATATGGAGTAGGTTTTTGGAAACCGGGCGCCGGAATAATTCACCAGGTTATATTGGAAAATTATGCCTTCCCTGGTGGAATGATGATTGGATCTGATTCTCATACCCCAAACGCGGGTGGACTTGGAATGATTGCCATTGGAGTTGGCGGCGCTGATGTTGTTGATGTTATGGCGGGTATGCCCTGGGAATTAAAATGGCCTAAAGTCATTGGTGTTAAATTAACCGGGAAACTTTCCGGTTGGACTTCCCCAAAAGATGTTATTCTTAAAGTTGCTGGAATTCTTACAGTTAAAGGAGGCACTGGTGCTATTGTTGAATATTTTGGTGAGGGTACTAAATCAATTTCGTGTACAGGTAAAGCAACTATATGTAATATGGGAGCCGAAGTGGGAGCTACTACTTCTCTGTTTCCTTTCGATGAAAAGATGGCCGCATATCTTGAAAAGACCGATAGAGCCGATGTGGCTAAAATAGCTACTGAATTGGCCGGTGTGTTAAAAGCTGATGATGAAGTTTATGCTGATCCGCAAAAATATTATGATCAAATAATAGAAATAAATTTGAATGAGCTTGAACCACATTTGAATGGTCCATTCACCCCCGATTTAGCTCATCCAATTTCTAAAATGAAAGAAGCTGTAGTTGCTAATAATTATCCCGATAAAATCAGTGTAGCGCTAATTGGCAGTTGTACAAATTCAAGCTATGAAGATATTGACCGATCGGCTAATATCGCAAAGCAGGCATTATCAAAAGGATTAAAAGCAAAATCAGAATTTAAAATTACTCCCGGATCAGAGCAGGTTCGTGCAACTATCGAACGTGACGGACAACTTCAAACATTAACAGATTTTGGCGGACAAGTATTGGCTAACGCTTGCGGACCATGTATTGGTATGTGGAAAAGAATGGATATTAAAATTGGTGAAAGAAATACTATTGTAAATTCATTCAACAGAAATTTTGCGAAACGAAATGATAATAATCCCGAAACTCTTTCATTTGTCGCCAGTCCGGAAATTACCACTGCCCTGGCAATTGCGGGAAGTTTATCCTTTAATCCCGAGACTGACTATTTAACAAATGATAAAGGGGAAAAAGTAAAACTTGATTCACCATTTGGAGATGAGCTTCCTCTGCTTGGATTTGAAAAAGACACTAAAGGATTTTTGGCTCCATCGGAAGAGGGATATAAAACTGAAATAAAAATGCCGCCCGCAAGTGATAGATTGCAGTTTATGGAGCAATTTAAAGCATGGGATGGAAAAGATATTATTGACGCTCCCCTACTTTTAAAAGCGAAAGGAAAGTGCACAACAGATCATATTTCTCCTGCAGGCGCATGGTTAAAATTCCGTGGACATCTGGATAATATTTCGAAAAATATGTTCCTCGGGGCTATAAACGCGTTTACTTTAAATGCGGGGGAAGCTAAAAATTTATTTACCGCAGAATACAAGCAAGTGCATGAAGTTGCCCGTGAATATAAAGCGCAAAATATTGGATGGGTTGTTGTGGGTGATGAAAATTATGGAGAAGGTTCATCGCGTGAACACGCCGCAATGGAACCAAGATTCCTTGGCGGTAAAGCTATTATAACAAAATCATTCGCGCGTATTCATGAAACAAATTTAAAAAAACAGGGCATGCTTCCATTAACTTTTGCCAATCCTTCCGATTATGATAAAATATTGGAAGATGATAAATTTTCGATTCTGGGATTGAATGAGTTTGCCCCCGAGAAACCAATTAAAGCGATAATTAAACATAAAGATGGTTCTAGTGATGAAATACTGCTCAATCATTCATTTAACGCAGGACAAATTGAATGGTTCAAAGCAGGCGGCGCGTTAAATTTGATTGCGGCCAGTTAA
- a CDS encoding aminotransferase class V-fold PLP-dependent enzyme, with protein sequence MSLEKFRENFPHLKTNQIYFNHAAVGPWCIQAIDRINEYSRQMSGEKIENYQNLLKWSERAKNKLAILLGANPSRIAWIDNVSNALNVLANGIKWRKGDEIILNDLEFPSNVYPFLNLQKQGVEIKFAKSTNGKVNLEEIEKLVTPSTKLISISHVQFLTGYRANLEIIGNYCMDKGIIFSVDAIQSAGVVDINVEKCKIDFLAGGTQKWLMSSQGLSYFFITEELQSKIDQKNVGWTSVNNAWNLLDYDLSLKSGADRFQNGTQNSLGIAIFDAVLELFISAGIQNIESKIIRNTNFFESKLRGIGISSYSSNYDSSQKSGIVSFYHDKANEIFNGLEQWDVKCALRENVIRFSPHFYNNEEEIEKVVEILNKCLGN encoded by the coding sequence ATGAGTTTAGAAAAGTTTAGAGAAAATTTCCCGCATCTAAAAACAAATCAGATATATTTTAATCATGCGGCGGTTGGACCCTGGTGTATTCAAGCGATTGATAGAATTAATGAATATTCCCGGCAGATGAGTGGTGAGAAAATAGAGAACTATCAAAATTTATTAAAATGGAGCGAGAGGGCTAAAAATAAACTCGCGATTTTGCTTGGAGCGAATCCATCAAGGATAGCCTGGATAGACAATGTTTCCAATGCTTTGAATGTCCTTGCTAACGGAATAAAATGGAGGAAGGGGGATGAGATTATTCTAAATGATTTAGAATTCCCCTCAAATGTCTATCCATTCTTAAACCTACAAAAGCAGGGTGTGGAAATAAAATTTGCTAAATCCACAAATGGAAAAGTTAATCTTGAAGAAATTGAAAAGTTGGTGACTCCATCAACTAAATTGATTTCTATAAGTCATGTGCAATTTTTGACTGGCTACAGAGCTAATTTAGAAATCATTGGAAACTATTGCATGGATAAGGGAATTATTTTCTCAGTTGACGCAATACAATCGGCTGGTGTAGTTGACATTAATGTTGAGAAATGTAAAATAGATTTTTTAGCTGGGGGTACGCAAAAATGGCTGATGAGCAGTCAAGGACTTTCCTATTTTTTTATTACAGAGGAATTACAATCCAAAATTGATCAGAAGAATGTTGGGTGGACTTCAGTAAATAACGCATGGAATTTACTGGATTATGATTTGTCCCTAAAAAGTGGGGCTGATAGATTTCAGAATGGAACACAGAACTCACTCGGTATAGCAATATTTGATGCGGTATTAGAATTATTTATCTCTGCCGGCATTCAAAACATAGAATCAAAAATAATAAGGAATACTAATTTCTTTGAATCGAAGCTAAGAGGAATTGGCATCTCCTCATATTCATCAAATTATGATTCATCCCAAAAATCGGGTATTGTTTCATTCTACCACGATAAAGCAAATGAAATATTTAATGGATTAGAGCAATGGGATGTTAAATGTGCTCTACGCGAGAATGTAATTCGTTTTTCTCCTCATTTTTATAATAATGAAGAGGAGATAGAAAAAGTAGTAGAGATACTAAATAAATGTTTGGGGAATTAA
- the pepF gene encoding oligoendopeptidase F gives MKLIRLFYSITLVIIMTTFSYSQNLDRGDIPEKYKWDNSILYKSLDEWNNDKSNIEANIEILKTYNGRLSNSAYELFSALRLYFDTYKMFYKLSDYAFRTADEDLRISANQSLNQQASTLGTKFSEALSFLNPEIQKIPEEKLDSFYKSKSELGEFKVFINEIIRMKPHTLTQREEQILASAGLITSASSEVYSIFDNAEKPNSKVKLSTGEEVELTSSAYTKYRTVPNRADRELVMKSTFENYKQFQNTIGANYVAKLHADNFYAKNRNYNSVLQSSLNSDNIPVSVYENLINQINKNLPTLHRFLKLKEKMLGVEKLSYFDLYTPLVKSVDMKFTVEEGQNLLLKVFEPLGKEYVTTLQKSFTDRWIDYYPSKGKRSGAYSSGAAYDYHPYILMNWTDDYESVSTLAHELGHTMHSYFSNKNQPFVNSNYSIFVAEIASTINENLLNHHMLKNVKSDDEKLFLLGSYLDLMRTTIFRQTSFAEFEWEVHKKIESGEPLTGEDMSKIYYDITKKYYGNDLGVCDVPEYIAYEWAYIPHFVNYTYYVYQYSTSLIYATALAKKIIDDGQPAVDKFYNILNGGSSEYPIELIKKAGIDPLSSEAFDLAMAKMNSVMDQIEEILKK, from the coding sequence ATGAAATTAATAAGACTATTTTATTCAATAACACTGGTAATTATAATGACAACTTTTAGTTATTCGCAAAATTTAGATAGAGGCGACATCCCGGAAAAATATAAATGGGATAATTCCATTCTCTACAAATCTTTGGATGAATGGAACAATGATAAATCCAACATTGAAGCCAATATTGAAATTCTTAAGACTTATAATGGGCGGTTGAGTAATAGTGCCTACGAGTTATTTAGCGCGCTTCGGTTATATTTCGATACGTACAAAATGTTTTATAAACTATCTGATTATGCTTTTAGAACAGCCGATGAGGATTTGAGAATAAGCGCCAATCAGTCATTAAATCAGCAGGCAAGTACATTAGGAACTAAGTTTAGTGAAGCGCTTTCTTTTCTGAATCCGGAAATTCAAAAGATACCTGAGGAAAAGCTCGATTCTTTTTATAAGAGTAAAAGTGAGCTTGGCGAGTTCAAGGTTTTTATTAATGAAATTATAAGAATGAAACCTCATACTCTTACCCAGCGAGAGGAGCAAATTCTCGCGAGTGCAGGCTTAATTACATCCGCTTCATCTGAAGTTTATAGCATCTTTGATAATGCTGAAAAGCCAAATTCAAAAGTAAAGTTGAGTACAGGAGAAGAGGTTGAACTTACATCTTCGGCTTACACTAAATACCGTACGGTGCCTAATCGTGCTGATAGGGAATTGGTGATGAAATCCACTTTTGAAAACTATAAACAATTTCAAAATACAATTGGCGCTAATTATGTAGCAAAACTTCACGCCGATAATTTTTATGCAAAGAACAGGAATTATAATTCAGTACTTCAAAGTTCGCTGAACTCAGATAATATTCCGGTATCCGTTTATGAGAATCTGATCAATCAAATAAATAAAAATCTTCCGACTCTTCATAGATTTCTGAAATTAAAAGAGAAAATGCTTGGAGTAGAAAAGTTAAGCTATTTTGATTTGTATACTCCTCTTGTTAAATCTGTTGATATGAAATTTACAGTTGAAGAGGGGCAGAATCTTTTATTAAAAGTTTTTGAGCCTCTCGGAAAAGAATATGTTACTACACTTCAAAAATCATTTACTGATAGATGGATTGATTACTATCCAAGCAAAGGAAAAAGAAGCGGGGCATATTCTTCAGGTGCGGCATACGATTATCACCCATATATATTAATGAATTGGACAGATGATTATGAATCGGTTTCAACTTTGGCTCACGAATTGGGGCATACAATGCATAGCTATTTCTCAAATAAGAATCAGCCATTTGTCAATTCAAATTACTCGATATTTGTCGCGGAAATTGCATCTACAATAAATGAAAATCTACTAAATCACCATATGCTTAAAAATGTAAAATCGGATGATGAAAAATTATTTTTATTGGGTTCATACTTGGATTTAATGAGAACTACCATATTCCGTCAGACTTCCTTCGCTGAGTTTGAATGGGAAGTTCACAAAAAAATAGAGTCCGGAGAACCACTAACCGGTGAGGATATGAGTAAAATATATTACGATATTACTAAAAAATATTATGGTAATGATTTAGGAGTCTGTGATGTCCCCGAATATATTGCTTATGAATGGGCATATATACCTCACTTTGTAAATTATACCTATTATGTTTATCAATACTCAACTTCTTTAATTTATGCTACAGCACTGGCTAAAAAGATTATTGATGATGGACAGCCCGCAGTTGATAAATTTTACAATATTCTAAATGGCGGCAGTTCTGAATATCCAATAGAGTTAATTAAAAAGGCGGGAATAGATCCACTTTCATCCGAAGCGTTTGATTTAGCAATGGCTAAAATGAATAGTGTTATGGATCAGATTGAGGAAATTTTGAAGAAATAG
- a CDS encoding oligopeptide transporter, OPT family, producing the protein MPNQSGLPHNAYSELKPGEKYIPIMNPDKIYPEVTLWSVMWGLVMAVIFSAAAAYLGLRVGQVFEAAIPIAIIAVGLAKFRKRFSLGENVIIQSIGSTSGSVVAGAIFTLPAMYILGLEVSFMQMFIASLLGGYLGILFLIPFRKYFVADMHGKLPFPEGTATTEILVAGEKGGNQAFVLVISGVIGGIYDFIIATFGTWSELFTSKVIEVGSNLADKFKLEFRLNVGAAVTGLGYIIGLKYALIIAAGSFLSWFALVPLFAYLGEFILVPIGNATTLLKDMSAEQIFRNYVRHIGIGGIAMAGFIGIIRSSKIIKSAVSLAFNEIGGKKEKSDTDDRTQKDLSMKIVIFGLLAVAIVTFIFFLFGVVDNILHALVGLLVVMIISFLFTTVAANAIAITGNNPVSGMTLMTLILSSIILVSVGLTGPAGMVSALLIGGVVCTALSVAGAFVTDLKVGYWIGSSPYKQETWKFVGTIVSAATVVWIITLLNEIYGFSGSRLPAPQANAMAAVIQPLMSNQPAPWVLYIAGAFISLILLMVNVSPLAFALGMYLPQELNTPLLVGGLISHYVSTRSKDEKLNNARKERGTLIASGFIAGGALMGVVSVIIKSGGYDWYNAEWAESNMAEILAFIMFSLLCVYTIWDSMRAKKED; encoded by the coding sequence ATGCCAAACCAAAGCGGATTGCCGCACAATGCTTATTCAGAATTAAAACCGGGAGAGAAATATATCCCGATTATGAATCCAGATAAAATATATCCAGAAGTTACATTATGGTCTGTGATGTGGGGATTAGTAATGGCGGTAATTTTTTCTGCCGCAGCCGCATACTTGGGATTAAGAGTTGGGCAGGTATTTGAAGCTGCAATTCCAATTGCAATTATTGCAGTAGGTTTAGCTAAATTCAGAAAGAGATTTAGTCTTGGCGAAAACGTGATTATTCAATCTATCGGTTCAACCTCGGGTTCTGTTGTTGCGGGAGCAATTTTTACATTACCTGCAATGTATATACTTGGGCTAGAAGTTAGTTTTATGCAAATGTTTATTGCTTCTCTGTTGGGAGGATATCTTGGAATCTTATTTTTAATCCCGTTTAGAAAATATTTTGTTGCCGACATGCATGGAAAACTGCCATTCCCGGAAGGTACTGCTACTACTGAAATATTAGTTGCCGGAGAAAAAGGGGGCAATCAAGCATTCGTTCTTGTAATCAGCGGAGTAATTGGTGGAATCTATGATTTCATAATAGCAACATTTGGCACTTGGAGTGAGTTATTTACATCAAAGGTAATAGAGGTAGGGAGTAATCTTGCAGATAAATTTAAACTTGAGTTCCGATTAAATGTTGGTGCCGCAGTTACGGGATTGGGTTATATCATAGGATTAAAATATGCTCTTATTATTGCCGCCGGATCATTTTTATCCTGGTTTGCTTTAGTTCCGCTATTCGCCTATCTGGGTGAGTTTATTTTAGTGCCGATTGGAAATGCCACTACGCTTTTAAAAGATATGTCGGCGGAACAAATTTTTAGAAATTATGTTCGTCACATTGGTATTGGTGGAATTGCGATGGCTGGATTTATTGGGATTATAAGGTCATCAAAAATTATTAAATCAGCAGTATCGCTCGCATTTAATGAAATTGGGGGTAAAAAGGAAAAATCAGATACCGATGACAGAACACAAAAAGATTTATCGATGAAGATTGTTATTTTTGGCTTACTAGCCGTTGCCATAGTAACATTCATCTTTTTCTTATTCGGAGTCGTTGATAATATACTGCACGCGCTTGTCGGTCTTTTAGTTGTGATGATAATTTCATTCTTATTTACTACTGTTGCCGCAAACGCAATAGCAATTACAGGCAATAATCCGGTTTCTGGAATGACTTTGATGACCCTGATATTATCTTCCATAATTTTAGTATCAGTCGGTTTAACCGGTCCGGCCGGAATGGTTTCAGCATTATTAATAGGGGGAGTGGTTTGTACTGCATTGTCCGTAGCTGGAGCTTTTGTAACCGATCTAAAAGTAGGTTATTGGATTGGTTCTTCACCATACAAACAGGAGACATGGAAATTTGTTGGGACAATTGTATCGGCGGCAACTGTGGTTTGGATTATCACTCTTCTTAATGAAATATATGGATTTTCTGGTTCACGATTACCGGCGCCACAAGCAAATGCAATGGCCGCCGTAATTCAACCGTTAATGTCGAATCAACCCGCACCCTGGGTCCTTTACATAGCTGGCGCTTTTATATCATTGATTTTATTAATGGTAAATGTTTCACCTTTGGCTTTCGCGCTGGGAATGTATCTGCCGCAAGAGTTAAATACCCCTTTATTAGTTGGCGGATTAATTTCACATTATGTTTCAACAAGATCGAAAGATGAAAAACTAAATAATGCCCGTAAGGAGAGAGGTACTTTAATCGCATCGGGATTTATTGCCGGTGGCGCATTAATGGGAGTAGTATCGGTAATTATTAAATCGGGAGGATATGATTGGTATAATGCTGAATGGGCTGAATCTAATATGGCAGAAATTCTTGCATTTATTATGTTCTCGCTATTGTGTGTTTATACAATTTGGGATTCGATGAGAGCAAAAAAAGAAGATTAA
- a CDS encoding RNA-binding transcriptional accessory protein: MMNIPLVIAKELNIQERQVNSVINLFEEGATVPFIARYRKEHTGGLDEDFLRIIEERLQYLTILQARKETVLKSIEEQGKLTDELKEKILAAEKLQEVEDLYLPYKPKRKTRGTIAKAKGLEPLALFIINNPNFDGIFEEVLQQYINEELGVLTIEEALAGAKDIIAEMISESAEVRQLTRDFLYYDAIISSVKVETKKEKEKDKTKKDVYETYHSFSAPVNKIKEYQTLAINRGELEGFLKISFSFDKQLVLPKIYDEYFAFTESFFDDILEDVVDDSFTRLVFLSIEREIRNLLTEQADLHAIEIFAGNLRQLLLQSPISNKIILGIDPGFVSGSKLAVIDSTGKYVEGKTIYPHPPQNRVEEAKNVLLELINKYNVNLIAIGNGTASRETELLIADLIKSNKLKCHYLIVSEAGASVYSASEVAKSEFPDLEASQRGNISIARRVLDPLAELVKIDPKSIGVGLYQHDVDQKLLNKKLDDVVVSCVNYVGVDVNTASASLLTYVSGLNKRIASNVIRYREKIGKFSNRKQLMEVTGMGEKAFEQCAGFLKIRDGENPLDNTFIHPESYDATEKLLKLCDLSSSYINEKGNLVELFVKSKSVNKVAKEIGIGEPTLEDILENLKKPGRDPREEMPKPILRSDVLKIEDLTEGMKLKGTVRNVVDFGAFVDIGVKQDGLLHISQIANKFVKNPMEILKVGDIIDVTVIKIDIPKQRISLSLIM; the protein is encoded by the coding sequence ATAATGAACATCCCACTAGTTATTGCAAAAGAATTAAATATTCAGGAAAGACAAGTAAATTCAGTTATAAATTTATTTGAGGAGGGAGCAACAGTCCCATTTATTGCACGCTACCGAAAAGAGCATACCGGCGGTTTAGATGAAGATTTTCTTAGAATTATTGAGGAAAGATTACAATATCTCACAATCCTGCAAGCTAGAAAAGAAACAGTTCTAAAAAGTATTGAGGAACAGGGAAAACTTACGGATGAACTAAAAGAAAAAATTTTAGCCGCGGAAAAACTTCAGGAAGTTGAAGATTTATATCTTCCCTATAAACCAAAAAGAAAAACAAGAGGCACTATCGCTAAAGCAAAAGGACTTGAACCTTTGGCTCTATTCATTATTAATAACCCTAACTTTGATGGAATTTTTGAGGAGGTGCTTCAACAATATATTAATGAAGAATTAGGAGTTTTAACTATTGAAGAAGCGCTAGCGGGTGCTAAAGATATAATTGCTGAAATGATTAGTGAAAGTGCTGAAGTTAGGCAGTTAACTCGTGATTTCCTTTATTACGATGCAATTATTTCATCGGTTAAAGTCGAAACTAAAAAGGAAAAGGAGAAAGATAAAACCAAGAAAGATGTTTATGAAACATATCACAGTTTTTCAGCTCCGGTCAATAAAATTAAAGAGTATCAAACTCTTGCAATAAATAGAGGTGAACTCGAGGGATTCCTTAAAATTAGTTTCAGCTTCGATAAACAATTAGTCTTGCCTAAAATTTATGATGAATATTTTGCTTTCACCGAATCCTTTTTTGATGATATTTTGGAAGATGTAGTTGATGATTCATTTACAAGATTAGTCTTTCTTTCCATTGAACGAGAAATTAGGAATTTACTAACTGAGCAGGCAGATTTGCACGCCATCGAAATTTTTGCTGGGAATCTGCGACAACTATTACTTCAATCTCCAATTAGCAATAAAATAATTTTAGGAATTGATCCGGGATTTGTGTCTGGCTCAAAACTAGCTGTAATCGATTCTACAGGAAAATATGTCGAGGGAAAAACAATTTATCCTCATCCTCCCCAAAATAGAGTTGAAGAGGCCAAAAATGTATTATTGGAGTTAATAAATAAATACAATGTTAATTTAATTGCGATTGGCAACGGCACTGCAAGCAGAGAGACAGAGCTTTTAATTGCCGATCTAATTAAATCGAATAAGCTTAAATGCCATTATTTAATTGTTAGTGAAGCGGGCGCGTCTGTTTATTCCGCTAGCGAAGTTGCCAAATCTGAATTCCCCGATCTGGAGGCAAGCCAAAGAGGAAATATTTCAATTGCGCGAAGAGTATTAGACCCATTAGCTGAACTCGTTAAAATTGATCCCAAATCAATTGGTGTTGGTTTGTATCAACATGATGTTGATCAAAAGTTACTCAATAAAAAATTGGATGATGTGGTGGTTAGCTGCGTTAACTATGTTGGTGTTGATGTAAATACCGCTTCTGCTTCCCTTCTTACTTATGTCTCCGGCTTAAATAAACGAATCGCGAGCAATGTAATTCGTTATAGAGAAAAAATTGGAAAGTTCTCAAATCGAAAGCAACTTATGGAAGTAACCGGAATGGGAGAAAAAGCATTTGAGCAATGCGCGGGTTTTTTGAAAATAAGAGATGGTGAGAATCCTTTAGATAATACATTTATTCATCCCGAATCTTATGATGCTACAGAAAAGCTTTTAAAATTGTGCGACTTGAGCTCTTCCTATATAAACGAAAAAGGTAATCTTGTTGAATTATTTGTTAAAAGTAAAAGTGTAAATAAAGTAGCAAAGGAAATTGGTATTGGTGAACCAACGCTTGAGGATATTCTTGAAAACTTGAAAAAGCCGGGGCGTGATCCTCGTGAAGAGATGCCCAAGCCAATTTTACGAAGTGATGTATTAAAAATTGAAGATTTAACCGAGGGAATGAAATTAAAAGGGACAGTAAGAAATGTAGTTGATTTCGGCGCATTTGTTGACATTGGAGTTAAGCAGGATGGACTTTTGCACATTTCCCAAATCGCGAATAAATTTGTGAAAAATCCCATGGAGATATTGAAAGTCGGTGATATAATTGATGTTACAGTAATAAAGATTGATATCCCCAAACAGCGCATTTCATTAAGTTTGATTATGTAG